The sequence TGTCCTTCGTGCGGGGGCCGACAAGGTGAGCGTGAACACGGCTGCCGTGCAGCGCCCTGGCCTCATCACGGAATGCGCCGATCGGTTTGGTGCGCAGTGTGTCGTGGCGAGCATCGATGCGAAGCGTGAGGGTGACTCGTGGCGCGTCGTGGTGAAGGGCGGCCGTGAGGCCACCGACCTCGACGCGACTGCCTGGGCAGCTCGCTGCGCCGAGTTGGGGGCGGGGGAGATCATGCTCACCAGCATTGACCAGGATGGGGCGCGCACCGGGTACGACCTCGCGTTGACCCGCGCGGTGCGCGCCGCGGTCTCGATCCCGGTGATTGCCTCGGGCGGAGCGGGGAGCGCTGAGCACGTGTGTGCGGCGCTGGAGGACGGTGTCGCGGATGCGGCGCTGGTCGCCGGCATCCTGCATGACGAGGTGACGACGGTCCGTGCGCTCAAGGATGCGATGATGGCCCGCGGGAT comes from Gemmatimonadota bacterium and encodes:
- the hisF gene encoding imidazole glycerol phosphate synthase subunit HisF, which translates into the protein MLTRRLIACLDVKDARVVKGTKFVGLRDVGDPVELATRYEREGADEIVFLDITAAVEARGTLLDLVQRTAEHLFIPLTVGGGVRTVQDVGDVLRAGADKVSVNTAAVQRPGLITECADRFGAQCVVASIDAKREGDSWRVVVKGGREATDLDATAWAARCAELGAGEIMLTSIDQDGARTGYDLALTRAVRAAVSIPVIASGGAGSAEHVCAALEDGVADAALVAGILHDEVTTVRALKDAMMARGIPTRRVA